One segment of Vibrio mimicus DNA contains the following:
- the trpS gene encoding tryptophan--tRNA ligase, with translation MSKPIVLSGVQPSGELSIGNYLGALRQWQQMQDDYDCQYCVVDLHAITVRQDPKALHEATLDALAICLAVGVDPKKSTLFVQSHVPEHAQLGWVLNCYTQMGELSRMTQFKDKSARYANDVNAGLFGYPVLMAADILLYGAHQVPVGSDQKQHLELARDIATRFNNIYSPEQPIFTIPEPYIPTVNARVMSLQDATKKMSKSDDNRKNVITLLEDPKSIIKKINKAQTDAETPPRIAYDVENKAGIANLMGLYSAATGKTFAEIEAQYAGVEMYGPFKKDVGEAVVAMLEPVQAEYQRIRNDREYLNSVMRDGAEKASAKALQTLKKVYAAVGFVARP, from the coding sequence ATGAGCAAACCCATTGTATTGAGTGGTGTTCAACCGTCAGGTGAACTAAGTATCGGTAACTACTTGGGTGCTCTACGTCAATGGCAACAGATGCAAGATGATTATGACTGCCAGTACTGTGTTGTGGATTTGCATGCGATTACGGTTCGTCAAGACCCGAAAGCACTGCATGAAGCGACATTGGATGCTTTGGCTATCTGTCTCGCGGTTGGCGTTGATCCGAAAAAGAGCACGCTATTTGTTCAGTCACATGTACCTGAGCATGCTCAACTCGGTTGGGTTTTGAACTGCTACACCCAGATGGGTGAGCTGAGCCGTATGACTCAGTTTAAAGACAAATCGGCACGTTATGCCAACGATGTTAACGCGGGTTTGTTTGGTTATCCGGTGCTGATGGCGGCGGATATTCTGCTGTATGGCGCACACCAAGTACCGGTGGGCAGCGACCAGAAACAACATTTGGAATTGGCGCGTGATATCGCGACCCGTTTCAACAATATCTACAGCCCAGAGCAACCGATTTTTACGATTCCTGAGCCTTACATTCCAACCGTGAATGCGCGGGTAATGAGTCTGCAAGATGCGACAAAGAAAATGTCCAAATCAGACGATAACCGCAAAAACGTGATCACCTTGTTGGAAGATCCTAAATCGATCATCAAGAAGATCAATAAAGCGCAGACCGATGCGGAAACCCCACCGCGTATCGCTTACGATGTTGAAAACAAAGCAGGCATCGCGAACCTGATGGGACTCTATTCTGCAGCGACAGGTAAAACCTTCGCCGAAATCGAAGCTCAGTACGCAGGCGTTGAAATGTACGGCCCATTCAAGAAAGATGTGGGTGAGGCTGTGGTGGCCATGCTTGAACCCGTGCAAGCAGAATACCAACGCATCCGTAACGATCGCGAATACCTGAACAGTGTAATGCGTGATGGCGCAGAAAAAGCCTCGGCAAAAGCGCTGCAAACGCTGAAAAAAGTCTATGCGGCGGTTGGTTTTGTGGCGCGTCCTTAA
- the rpe gene encoding ribulose-phosphate 3-epimerase, giving the protein MKDFLIAPSILSADFARLGEDVAKVLAAGADVVHFDVMDNHYVPNLTFGAPICKALRDYGITAPIDVHLMVKPVDRIIPDFAKAGASMITFHVEASEHVDRTLQLIKECGCQAGVVLNPATPLHHLDYIMDKVDLILLMSVNPGFGGQSFIPHTLDKLRAVRERIKQSGRPIRLEIDGGVKVDNIREIAEAGADMFVAGSAIFGQPDYQAVIEQMRAELAKAKI; this is encoded by the coding sequence ATGAAAGATTTTCTCATTGCTCCATCCATTCTCTCCGCAGATTTTGCTCGTTTAGGTGAAGACGTTGCCAAGGTACTGGCCGCTGGCGCGGATGTGGTGCATTTCGATGTGATGGACAACCACTACGTACCGAACCTGACGTTTGGTGCGCCGATTTGTAAAGCCCTTCGTGATTACGGCATTACAGCACCCATTGATGTGCATTTGATGGTGAAACCGGTTGATCGCATCATTCCAGACTTTGCCAAAGCTGGTGCTTCCATGATCACTTTCCATGTCGAAGCCTCAGAGCACGTGGACCGTACTTTGCAGCTCATCAAAGAGTGCGGCTGTCAGGCGGGCGTGGTACTGAATCCAGCGACACCTCTACATCATCTGGATTACATCATGGATAAAGTCGATTTGATTTTGCTGATGTCGGTGAACCCAGGCTTTGGAGGACAATCTTTCATTCCGCATACCTTAGATAAACTGCGCGCGGTGCGTGAGCGTATTAAGCAAAGCGGGCGTCCAATTCGTTTGGAAATTGATGGTGGCGTGAAAGTGGACAATATTCGTGAAATTGCTGAAGCGGGTGCCGATATGTTTGTGGCAGGCTCTGCCATTTTTGGCCAGCCTGATTACCAAGCGGTGATTGAGCAGATGCGCGCTGAACTGGCGAAAGCCAAGATTTAA
- a CDS encoding type IV pilus secretin PilQ: protein MRNGLKTYVAQTWLTLWVGVALCASSVAMSADSAAANQLENIDFRVNKDKAAVLIVELASPSVVVDVQKVQEGLSIELLKTDVADDKLYLLDVKDFSTPVQSVEVFRKEPSTQLVATIEGEFKHDYSLKGKYLEVVISKLKENEQPKPKSILEKEGKLISINFQDIPVRNVLQLIADYNGFNLVVSDSVVGNLTLRLDGVPWQQVLDIILQVKGLDKRVDGNVILIAPKEELDLREKQALEKARLAEELGDLKSEIIKINFAKASDIAAMIGGEGNVNMLSERGSISIDERTNSLLIRELPDNITVIREIIESLDIPVKQVQIEARIVTVKEGNLDELGVRWGVMSTNGSHSVGGTIESNLWQQGLLAEDEFPVDEFLNVNLAAASTNASSIAFQVAKLGSDTLLDLELSALQNESKAEIISSPRLITTNKQPAYIEQGTEIPYLESSSSGASTVSFKKAVLSLKVTPQITPDNRLVLDLSVTQDRRGETVKTGTGEAVSIDTQRIGTQVLVNNGETVVLGGIFQHSINNSVDKVPLLGDLPVLGALFRRTYEQMGKSELLIFVTPKVVIQ from the coding sequence ATGAGAAATGGATTGAAAACTTATGTCGCACAGACTTGGCTGACCTTGTGGGTTGGTGTTGCTCTTTGTGCTTCTTCCGTGGCGATGAGTGCGGATTCTGCGGCCGCTAATCAGCTCGAAAACATCGATTTTCGGGTCAATAAGGATAAAGCTGCAGTATTGATTGTCGAGTTGGCTTCACCATCAGTGGTAGTAGATGTACAAAAAGTTCAGGAAGGGCTGAGTATAGAACTGCTGAAAACCGATGTGGCAGATGACAAACTCTATCTATTAGATGTGAAAGATTTTTCTACACCAGTCCAAAGTGTCGAAGTGTTCCGTAAAGAGCCTAGTACACAACTCGTTGCAACTATCGAAGGTGAGTTTAAACATGACTACAGCTTAAAAGGTAAATACCTTGAAGTTGTGATCAGCAAGCTTAAAGAGAACGAGCAACCCAAGCCAAAAAGTATTTTGGAAAAAGAGGGCAAGCTTATCTCGATTAACTTCCAAGACATTCCAGTGCGTAACGTATTGCAGCTGATTGCCGACTATAACGGTTTTAACTTAGTTGTCTCCGACTCGGTTGTCGGCAATCTAACGTTACGCTTGGATGGCGTACCTTGGCAGCAAGTGTTAGACATCATTCTGCAAGTCAAAGGGCTTGATAAACGGGTGGATGGCAATGTGATTTTGATTGCGCCAAAAGAGGAGCTCGATTTGCGCGAGAAACAAGCGCTCGAAAAAGCCCGTTTAGCGGAAGAACTTGGGGATTTAAAATCTGAAATCATCAAAATCAACTTTGCCAAAGCGTCTGACATTGCGGCGATGATTGGCGGAGAAGGCAACGTCAACATGCTGTCTGAACGGGGTTCGATCAGCATAGACGAGCGAACTAACTCACTGCTGATCCGAGAGCTACCCGATAACATTACGGTGATCCGTGAAATCATTGAATCGCTGGATATTCCGGTTAAACAAGTGCAGATCGAGGCTCGTATTGTCACCGTAAAAGAAGGTAACTTGGATGAACTTGGTGTGCGTTGGGGCGTGATGTCGACCAATGGTAGTCACTCCGTAGGTGGAACCATTGAAAGTAACTTATGGCAACAAGGGTTATTGGCGGAAGATGAATTTCCGGTTGATGAATTCTTGAATGTTAACTTAGCGGCCGCTTCAACAAACGCGTCTTCGATTGCTTTCCAAGTGGCTAAGTTAGGTTCTGATACGCTGTTGGACTTAGAGTTATCGGCTTTACAAAATGAATCGAAGGCAGAAATCATTTCGAGTCCTCGTCTGATTACCACCAACAAACAGCCTGCCTATATCGAACAAGGTACAGAGATCCCTTACCTAGAATCTTCATCTAGTGGTGCAAGCACCGTATCGTTCAAGAAAGCCGTTTTGAGCTTGAAAGTCACCCCACAAATTACGCCGGATAACCGTTTGGTGCTCGATCTGAGCGTGACTCAAGACCGCCGTGGCGAAACGGTGAAAACGGGAACCGGAGAAGCCGTATCCATTGACACTCAACGTATCGGCACTCAAGTGCTAGTGAATAACGGAGAAACTGTTGTGCTGGGTGGCATTTTCCAGCACAGCATCAATAATTCTGTGGATAAGGTGCCATTACTTGGCGACCTGCCTGTTTTGGGGGCGTTATTTAGACGAACGTACGAGCAAATGGGTAAAAGTGAACTACTGATTTTTGTCACGCCGAAAGTGGTCATTCAATAA
- the aroK gene encoding shikimate kinase AroK — MAEKRNIFLVGPMGAGKSTIGRHLAQQLHMEFIDSDTVIEERTGADIAWVFDVEGEEGFRKREEAVINDLTEQQGIVLATGGGSVISKENRNRLSARGIVVYLETTIEKQLARTNRDKKRPLLQTDCPRDVLEQLAEDRNPLYEEIADITVRTDDQSAKVVANQIVKMLEEHIM; from the coding sequence ATGGCTGAGAAACGCAATATTTTCCTTGTTGGCCCTATGGGCGCTGGCAAAAGCACAATTGGTAGACACCTAGCTCAACAACTGCACATGGAGTTTATCGACTCTGATACGGTTATCGAAGAACGTACCGGAGCGGATATCGCATGGGTGTTTGATGTTGAAGGTGAAGAAGGCTTCCGCAAGCGCGAAGAGGCCGTTATTAATGATCTAACCGAGCAACAGGGTATCGTACTGGCGACGGGTGGCGGCTCAGTAATTAGTAAAGAGAACCGCAACCGACTGTCTGCTCGTGGTATCGTTGTATACCTTGAAACCACAATCGAAAAACAATTGGCACGTACCAATCGCGATAAAAAGCGCCCACTACTGCAAACCGATTGCCCACGCGATGTGTTAGAGCAATTGGCTGAAGATCGTAATCCTCTGTATGAAGAGATTGCCGATATCACGGTACGTACCGACGATCAAAGTGCAAAAGTGGTAGCCAATCAGATCGTAAAAATGCTAGAAGAACACATAATGTAA
- the xds gene encoding GlyGly-anchored extracellular endonuclease Xds, whose protein sequence is MEMRSTPNLTRSTLALAISFGLVAPSYADVLISQYVEGSSFNKAIEIANTSDHTVSLNGYQLAMSTNGSGTWDKTLPLDGQVIAARDVLVIAHGSANSAILATADLTNNTVVNFNGNDPIALLNSDGSVHDVVGSMGGADFAKDNTLARTTLTPSATYQASDWATQGKDNIDGLGALDVTTPPSAFNCTLDGAEPSFTTIQQIQGEGSTSPYIQGYPYITNEDFFVKGVVSAVTTGLTKGFYLQALEDDYNPNTSEGLFVFTNQSSSDLAPGDVVCVKGKVQEYYNLTQLKAENNQWVKQGQQAAPQAQAIEILPSDEHFAQTLERYEGMLVKTTPELDMRVTRTFGYDYDSRRNNMVLAQGRINMQPNQQHPAGSEQASQQKLDNAQRRLFVESDAKAPDGQIPYYPTFGRTDVDQDGSTEDYIRIDDTVSGLEGVVSYSYNEYRLIATNTISAENLVHNAPRQAKPDLDEGDLRIATFNVLNYFNSPFGGDANQHGDNRGANNLAEFEVQQAKIVNAIVRLDADIVGLMEIENNGFGEGSAIAQLVNQINSQIADKKKHYRFVAIDSNGDGKTDAADSLGTDVITTGVIYRDKVVKLAQNRVIPMPSQQAPEVVDTNGKVIEDGKNYQRDTLAPTFKIKGGNEKITVAVNHLKSKGSACWEDAAPVEQGGQAGQDLDYQGACENFRVAAAVALGDALAKIDGHKVILGDMNSYGMEDPMLVLTDYTPEKYGKTIRAARNTYIAGVEQFGDAGAEIKHSYGYLNAVAIKHPDSWSYSFNDEVGALDHLLVSPSLKHKVVDATDWHINGAESTLFDYNDEFKGNLPKYKDQFRASDHDPAVLELNIYGGSLGLGALLGLLGLGIWRRRTSHA, encoded by the coding sequence ATGGAAATGAGATCAACCCCGAATTTAACGCGCTCAACGTTAGCTTTAGCGATTAGCTTTGGCTTAGTGGCGCCAAGCTACGCTGACGTATTGATTTCTCAATACGTTGAAGGCAGTAGCTTCAATAAAGCGATTGAAATTGCCAATACGTCCGATCACACGGTGAGCCTGAATGGCTACCAACTGGCGATGTCGACCAACGGCAGCGGCACTTGGGATAAAACTTTACCGCTCGATGGCCAAGTGATTGCGGCGCGCGATGTGCTGGTGATTGCCCACGGTAGCGCCAATAGTGCGATACTGGCGACCGCCGACCTAACCAACAACACAGTGGTTAACTTTAATGGCAATGATCCGATTGCGCTGCTCAATAGCGATGGTTCGGTGCATGACGTGGTCGGCAGTATGGGCGGCGCAGATTTTGCGAAAGACAACACGCTCGCCAGAACAACACTCACCCCAAGCGCTACTTACCAAGCTTCCGATTGGGCGACCCAAGGCAAAGACAATATTGATGGGCTTGGCGCACTGGATGTCACCACGCCACCGAGTGCCTTCAATTGTACGCTAGATGGTGCTGAACCAAGCTTTACCACCATCCAACAAATCCAAGGTGAAGGCAGCACTTCTCCCTATATCCAAGGTTATCCCTACATCACCAATGAAGATTTCTTTGTCAAAGGTGTGGTGAGTGCAGTAACGACAGGACTGACTAAAGGCTTCTATCTGCAAGCGCTGGAAGATGACTACAACCCGAACACCTCGGAAGGTTTGTTCGTGTTTACCAACCAAAGCAGTTCTGATTTAGCACCGGGCGATGTGGTGTGCGTGAAGGGCAAAGTGCAGGAGTATTACAACCTGACGCAGCTCAAAGCGGAAAACAATCAGTGGGTGAAACAAGGCCAGCAAGCTGCGCCACAAGCGCAAGCCATCGAGATCTTGCCTTCCGATGAACACTTTGCCCAGACGCTAGAGCGTTACGAAGGTATGTTGGTAAAAACGACACCTGAGCTGGATATGCGTGTGACTCGCACTTTTGGTTATGACTATGATTCGCGCCGTAACAACATGGTGCTGGCACAAGGTCGCATCAATATGCAGCCAAACCAGCAGCATCCTGCCGGTTCAGAGCAAGCTTCGCAGCAGAAGCTGGATAACGCGCAGCGCCGCTTGTTTGTGGAATCCGATGCCAAAGCACCTGATGGACAAATTCCGTATTACCCGACATTTGGTCGTACCGATGTCGATCAAGATGGTTCAACCGAAGACTATATCCGAATTGATGATACGGTTTCAGGCCTCGAAGGGGTTGTGAGCTACAGCTATAACGAATATCGCCTGATTGCAACCAACACCATCTCGGCAGAAAATCTGGTGCATAACGCACCGCGTCAAGCTAAGCCAGATCTGGATGAAGGCGATCTGCGCATTGCCACGTTCAACGTACTTAACTATTTCAACTCGCCGTTTGGTGGCGATGCTAACCAACATGGGGATAACCGTGGCGCCAACAATCTGGCTGAATTTGAAGTGCAGCAAGCCAAGATTGTGAATGCGATTGTCCGTTTGGATGCCGATATCGTGGGTTTGATGGAAATTGAGAACAACGGCTTTGGTGAAGGTTCGGCGATTGCGCAATTGGTTAATCAGATCAATAGCCAAATCGCGGATAAGAAAAAACATTACCGCTTTGTGGCGATTGATTCGAATGGCGATGGCAAAACCGATGCTGCCGATTCACTGGGTACCGATGTGATCACCACAGGTGTTATCTACCGCGATAAAGTGGTGAAGTTGGCGCAAAATCGTGTCATCCCAATGCCAAGCCAGCAAGCACCAGAGGTGGTAGATACCAATGGTAAAGTGATTGAAGATGGCAAAAACTATCAGCGTGATACGCTTGCCCCAACCTTTAAAATCAAAGGTGGCAACGAGAAAATCACTGTCGCGGTGAATCACCTCAAATCGAAAGGATCAGCGTGTTGGGAAGATGCCGCGCCCGTTGAGCAAGGTGGACAAGCAGGCCAAGATCTCGATTACCAAGGCGCTTGTGAAAACTTCCGTGTCGCCGCAGCGGTAGCGTTGGGTGATGCGCTGGCGAAAATCGATGGGCATAAAGTGATTCTCGGTGATATGAACTCATACGGCATGGAAGATCCTATGCTGGTGCTGACGGACTACACACCTGAGAAATACGGCAAAACCATTCGCGCCGCACGCAATACCTACATTGCCGGTGTGGAGCAGTTTGGAGATGCAGGCGCAGAGATCAAACACAGCTACGGTTATCTCAACGCAGTTGCCATCAAACATCCAGACAGTTGGAGCTACTCATTTAATGATGAAGTCGGCGCGCTGGATCATCTGTTGGTTAGCCCAAGCCTTAAACATAAAGTCGTGGATGCGACCGATTGGCATATTAACGGTGCAGAGTCGACCTTGTTTGACTACAACGATGAGTTCAAAGGCAACCTGCCGAAATACAAGGATCAGTTCCGCGCCTCGGATCATGATCCTGCGGTACTGGAGCTTAACATCTACGGCGGCTCATTAGGTTTAGGCGCACTGCTTGGCTTATTGGGGCTTGGTATTTGGCGTCGCCGTACTTCGCACGCTTGA
- a CDS encoding Dam family site-specific DNA-(adenine-N6)-methyltransferase, whose product MKKQRAFLKWAGGKYSLVEDIQRHLPEARELVEPFVGAGSVFLNTDFERYLLADINPDLINFYNLLKTQPQSYISEAKRWFVPENNRKEAYLDIRKQFNQSDDVMFRSLAFLYMNRFGFNGLCRYNKKGGFNVPFGSYKKPYFPEQELEFFAEKAQRATFICASYHETFARAQSDSVIYCDPPYAPLSNTANFTSYAGNGFTMLDQKALADMADNTAKERRIPVLISNHDTAQTRDIYQNAKLSVVKVNRTISRNGAGRNKVDELLALFTPPLQHEQ is encoded by the coding sequence ATGAAAAAGCAGCGCGCCTTTCTGAAATGGGCTGGGGGTAAATATAGCCTAGTAGAAGACATTCAACGTCATCTACCTGAGGCTCGTGAGCTCGTGGAGCCTTTTGTTGGCGCTGGTTCGGTTTTTCTTAACACCGATTTCGAGCGTTATCTGCTGGCAGACATCAATCCGGATCTGATCAATTTCTACAATTTGCTGAAAACGCAGCCGCAGTCTTACATCTCGGAAGCCAAGCGTTGGTTCGTGCCGGAAAATAACCGCAAAGAAGCCTATCTCGACATTCGTAAGCAGTTTAACCAAAGCGATGATGTGATGTTTCGCTCATTGGCTTTCTTGTATATGAACCGTTTTGGTTTTAATGGCTTGTGCCGTTACAACAAAAAAGGCGGTTTCAATGTCCCCTTTGGTTCCTACAAAAAACCCTATTTCCCAGAGCAAGAACTCGAGTTTTTTGCTGAAAAAGCGCAGCGTGCCACCTTTATTTGTGCCTCTTATCATGAGACTTTTGCTCGTGCGCAAAGCGATAGCGTGATTTATTGTGATCCGCCATACGCACCGTTATCGAATACGGCCAACTTTACCTCTTATGCAGGTAATGGTTTCACTATGCTAGATCAGAAAGCCTTGGCAGATATGGCTGATAACACGGCAAAAGAGCGTAGAATTCCTGTGCTGATTTCTAATCATGATACGGCTCAGACTCGAGATATTTATCAAAATGCAAAGCTTAGTGTAGTCAAAGTGAACCGTACCATCAGCCGAAATGGGGCTGGTCGTAATAAAGTGGATGAGCTACTGGCGCTGTTCACCCCTCCTCTTCAACACGAACAGTGA
- a CDS encoding phosphoglycolate phosphatase produces MKSIKLIAFDLDGTLLDSVPDLAVAADQAARAVGYPAVSEAQVRDYVGNGADVLIARALSQSLTINPELSEELRAQARHLFDEFYEQTGHKLSHLYPNVKTTLLELHQAGFILALVTNKPSKFVPDVLEQHGIAHFFSDVIGGDTFPNKKPDPMALNWLLEKHQLNAEQMLMVGDSKNDILAAKNAGCYSFGLTYGYNHGEPIANAEPNFVSDDIGTLLEVVLVSA; encoded by the coding sequence TTGAAATCCATAAAATTAATTGCTTTTGATTTGGATGGTACGCTGCTCGACAGCGTGCCGGATTTAGCGGTAGCGGCGGATCAAGCGGCGCGTGCGGTCGGCTATCCAGCGGTGAGCGAAGCGCAAGTGCGTGATTATGTCGGCAATGGTGCGGATGTGTTGATTGCGCGCGCTCTGAGCCAGAGCTTAACGATCAATCCTGAATTAAGTGAAGAGTTGCGTGCACAAGCGCGCCACCTGTTTGATGAGTTTTATGAACAAACAGGGCACAAGCTGAGCCACCTGTACCCTAATGTTAAAACCACGCTTTTAGAGCTGCATCAAGCGGGCTTTATTCTGGCGCTCGTGACCAATAAGCCTTCTAAATTTGTGCCAGATGTTCTAGAGCAACACGGCATCGCGCACTTTTTCAGTGATGTGATTGGCGGTGATACCTTCCCGAATAAAAAGCCGGATCCGATGGCGCTGAATTGGTTATTAGAGAAACATCAGTTGAACGCTGAGCAAATGTTGATGGTCGGGGATTCGAAAAACGACATTCTGGCGGCAAAAAATGCTGGGTGTTATTCCTTCGGTTTAACCTATGGCTACAACCACGGTGAACCGATTGCCAATGCGGAACCAAACTTCGTCTCCGATGACATTGGTACTCTGCTTGAAGTGGTGCTCGTTTCGGCGTAA
- a CDS encoding carbohydrate-binding protein has translation MKFRFIIWIFLFFSSIAHAMNTWEKNTVYVAGDIVELNSTTYVATYWNINKQPQPNGKSWDGWVILNIDQVNDWNNSQAYQGGQIVKYQQQFYLARWWNQKANPSSDNVWLKLNINLPVSDQDKIDELTQNQIIPNLEREESLLGIDDNQNGIRDDIDLFIEFHYPELSQQKAVQQLAKSLQNSLSVDTTDIILVKKSNRDNTRAISCIYDRFNSPSQLKSPSNVIQEIESITSNTKLRLTTYLAFNKALDGTTWAIPEGETCE, from the coding sequence ATGAAATTTAGATTCATCATATGGATTTTCTTATTCTTTAGCAGCATAGCTCATGCTATGAATACGTGGGAGAAGAATACGGTTTATGTCGCTGGTGATATTGTAGAGTTGAACAGTACCACTTATGTCGCAACTTATTGGAATATAAATAAGCAACCTCAACCCAATGGTAAAAGTTGGGACGGGTGGGTTATTTTAAATATAGATCAGGTCAACGATTGGAATAATTCACAAGCTTATCAAGGTGGACAAATCGTTAAATACCAACAACAGTTTTATTTGGCTCGCTGGTGGAACCAAAAAGCGAATCCTAGCTCTGATAATGTCTGGCTTAAATTAAATATCAATTTGCCGGTTTCTGACCAAGATAAAATAGATGAATTGACTCAGAACCAAATAATTCCCAATTTAGAAAGAGAAGAATCTTTATTGGGCATTGACGATAATCAAAATGGCATTCGTGATGACATCGATCTATTTATCGAATTCCACTATCCCGAACTATCGCAACAAAAAGCCGTACAACAATTGGCGAAAAGTCTGCAAAACTCTCTTTCTGTTGATACAACAGATATTATCTTAGTTAAAAAATCCAACAGAGATAACACGAGAGCCATCAGTTGTATTTATGATCGGTTTAATAGTCCAAGCCAATTAAAATCTCCATCCAACGTTATCCAGGAAATTGAATCTATCACATCAAATACCAAACTACGCTTAACTACTTATTTAGCTTTTAACAAAGCGCTTGATGGAACGACTTGGGCTATTCCAGAAGGAGAAACTTGTGAATAA
- a CDS encoding substrate-binding periplasmic protein yields MLLLMLVGMAHGALANPLRVCVGDVNVWPPFTYWQGSSAQEKAESLTGSATTLVLEALKKQEIEYQLHFMPWARVQQELAQATGRCDLTWDASYRAERVEYSYFSVPLYTIQLGYFTLPENSKDLNLATDSDVLCGVNGFNYQNFALPREPSLTLNSVQQALNMLQKERCDWFVSEIEPIYGGIMLGLYQLDRPIQHHFLGKTKEYHVQVRRSLPNAMPLLNGLNEYILQAQSSGHAQVVFDRFLSITQTE; encoded by the coding sequence ATGTTGCTGTTGATGCTAGTCGGGATGGCGCATGGAGCGCTAGCCAACCCCTTACGTGTCTGCGTTGGGGACGTTAATGTCTGGCCACCGTTTACCTATTGGCAAGGCAGCTCTGCACAAGAAAAGGCAGAATCATTGACGGGATCAGCCACGACCTTGGTGCTCGAAGCTCTGAAAAAACAAGAGATCGAATACCAACTGCATTTCATGCCATGGGCTCGGGTTCAACAAGAATTGGCGCAAGCGACAGGTCGCTGTGACCTAACTTGGGATGCTAGCTATCGAGCCGAAAGGGTGGAATACAGCTATTTCTCGGTACCGCTCTATACGATCCAGTTGGGCTATTTCACCTTGCCGGAAAACAGTAAAGATTTGAATCTGGCTACCGATAGCGATGTGCTGTGTGGGGTCAATGGTTTTAACTACCAAAATTTCGCATTACCACGAGAGCCATCACTGACACTCAATTCTGTCCAGCAAGCCTTAAATATGCTGCAAAAAGAGCGTTGTGATTGGTTCGTGAGTGAAATTGAGCCAATTTATGGCGGGATCATGTTAGGACTCTATCAGTTAGATAGACCGATTCAGCATCATTTTTTAGGCAAAACCAAGGAGTATCATGTGCAGGTTCGGCGTAGCCTACCGAACGCGATGCCACTATTAAACGGCCTCAATGAGTACATTTTACAAGCCCAATCCAGCGGACATGCGCAAGTGGTTTTTGATCGCTTCTTGTCGATAACGCAAACCGAATAA
- the aroB gene encoding 3-dehydroquinate synthase, which yields MERITVNLGERSYPISIGAGLFTNPALLPLSAKQKVVVITNQTVAPLYAASILSLLDQLGCQHTLLELPDGEQYKSLETFNTVLSFLLEHNYSRDVVVIALGGGVIGDLVGFAAACYQRGVDFIQMPTTLLSQVDSSVGGKTAVNHPLGKNMIGAFYQPKAVVIDTHCLATLPKREFAAGMAEVIKYGIIYDQAFFYWLEEHMDALYALDEQALTYAIARCCQIKADVVAQDEKESGIRALLNLGHTFGHAIEAHMGYVNWLHGEAVAAGTVMAAKTAWLQGLIDQAQFERIVAILKKAQLPIRTPDDMTFTDFMQHMMRDKKVLAGELRLVLPTSIGTSEVVKGVPEAIIAQAIEFCRTV from the coding sequence ATGGAGCGGATTACGGTCAACCTCGGTGAACGTAGCTACCCAATCTCAATCGGTGCCGGATTGTTTACCAATCCGGCCCTTCTTCCTCTCTCAGCAAAACAGAAAGTCGTGGTCATTACCAATCAAACGGTTGCCCCTCTGTATGCTGCTTCTATTCTCTCTTTACTCGATCAGTTAGGCTGCCAGCATACTCTGCTAGAACTGCCCGATGGCGAGCAATACAAAAGCCTAGAAACCTTCAATACGGTGCTGAGTTTTTTGCTTGAGCACAATTACAGCCGTGATGTGGTAGTCATAGCCCTCGGTGGTGGTGTGATTGGTGATCTGGTCGGTTTTGCTGCCGCTTGTTATCAGCGTGGCGTTGATTTCATTCAAATGCCGACCACACTTCTATCGCAAGTTGATTCTTCGGTGGGAGGGAAGACCGCTGTCAATCATCCACTGGGCAAGAATATGATTGGCGCTTTCTATCAACCTAAAGCGGTCGTGATTGATACCCACTGCCTAGCTACTTTGCCTAAGCGCGAGTTTGCCGCTGGCATGGCAGAAGTGATCAAATACGGCATCATCTACGACCAAGCGTTTTTCTACTGGTTAGAAGAGCATATGGATGCGTTGTATGCGTTGGACGAGCAAGCGTTGACTTACGCGATTGCACGTTGCTGTCAGATCAAGGCTGATGTGGTGGCACAAGATGAGAAGGAATCTGGGATCCGAGCGCTGCTCAATCTCGGTCATACCTTCGGGCATGCGATTGAAGCACATATGGGCTACGTCAATTGGTTGCATGGTGAGGCGGTGGCGGCTGGTACTGTGATGGCAGCAAAAACTGCTTGGCTACAAGGCCTTATCGATCAGGCTCAGTTTGAGCGCATCGTGGCTATACTGAAAAAAGCACAGCTGCCGATCCGCACGCCGGACGACATGACCTTTACTGACTTTATGCAACACATGATGCGTGACAAAAAAGTCTTGGCGGGTGAACTGCGTTTAGTGTTACCGACTAGCATCGGTACTTCTGAAGTAGTGAAAGGTGTACCAGAAGCGATCATTGCCCAAGCCATTGAGTTCTGCCGTACGGTATAA